The genome window GATCCGGGGATCTGACGGACGGCTCGTGGGTGGATGTGGAAACCGGTATTCCGGCAACCGCGCCGACCAATACCTACACCCACGCCATCAGCGGAACCGCCGCGTTTTACCGGGTGGTGGTGGAGTAAAAATCCGGCTAATCAACTGCTTGGTCTGCTCGTTGTGACACAGGTTCAATCGTTAGAAAGCCCGGTTGTGAGGTGCCGACTGCTTTGCGGAATGATTCTAACTTTACCAGAGTATCTAAAACAGACAGGGTATCATTTTGTTGCGTTTGTTGGCTAACGAAATAAAACGAAAGAAAATTCTTTATTAGGGGGCTGTATTTTGTATTTTGCCGATCTCTCAAAAAGAACCTGAAACAACCTTGATGAAAACATCCTTTAAAAAAACATGTGTCCTGATGGCAGCTGCCTCGCTCCTGGGTTTTATCGACCGGACTGATGCGGCGGTGGTTACGTATAATTTTGGTGGTACTTTTGTCTCGTCGAAATGGAATGCAGACAGCTCCAACGTCACGAGAACGCCAGGCGGGCCAGTTTCGGGTTCCTTTTCAATCGATACAGACACGATGATGGTGAGTGCATTATTTGTCACCACGGAGTTTTACAGCCTGTATGGAACCAATCAACAAGTGATGGGGGCAACCTATAATTATGGTGTCACGGCGATGGCGGACGATTTGTTGGGCACCAAACCAGCAAGCACATATAATATCAGCGGGATGCCGAGTTTGCCTGTCTATATAGGCCTGACAACAGACCTCACAGGAGGAACCGATGTGGATGGTGCAGGCCCCAGGGGAAACGGGTCCATGATCATGATCATGGATAGCGTGCCGTCGGGCACATTTGGTGTGCGCGCATTCCGGCCTTATCTAACCCTGTTGATGGAGGGTGTGGATTTCAGCAGTTATATACCATCAACACTGAGCCTTGATGTTTACGAACACGTATACAACGTCAATATCGGCAATGGTGTAGCCGGATATTCCGGAGCGCAGAACCTGACAACGCTAACAGCAACCGTCGTCCCGGAGCCATCCGCTATTTGGCTGCTCGGACTTGGAGGGCTTGTGGCGGCGTTCAAGCGTTCGCGGCGCTAGAGCCTACCAATTAAAAATCACCGGGGCGGGGACGATACGGACCTGGCCGGGGCCGTTGTTTTTCTTGCGGGTGACGGAAGTGACCACGCCTTGTTCAAACTCGACGGTGGTGCGGGATTTTTCCTCGGTGGTGATGTGGGAGAGTTGCCGGTAAGCGTTGCCGGTGTAGGGATCGATGACGGTGCGGTAGTGTTTTTGTTCCTCGGTGACGACCCAGTCCCACTTCCCGGACTCGCCTGTGGCGGTTTGTTTGACTTCGGTTTCGGTTGGTTGGCCGAGAGACTTGGCGACCTCCTCGAGGGTCATCCCGATGGCGACATCCTTGTTGGCGATCAGCTCGTTGATGAGGATCTGGCGTTCGTAGAGTTGTTTGAGGTTGGCGATGAAGTTTTTGTCCTTGGAGGCGAGCAGTTTGGGATCGACCCAGCCGATGACACCGGCGTGGCTGGCCTGTCCCTTGACACGGTAGGCCCTTTCGGTCATGGCGAGCAGCTCCACCTTGGTGCCTGCGTTGAAGGCGCCGAGTCGGCGTCCGCCCTTTTTGGTGGCGTAGACTGTGGCGGGCTGGGCAACGAGCAGCGTGATCGTGTGTTTGACGTGTTCGTTGAGATAGATGACGTCGGGATCGTTATCGAGCAGCGACTTTTTCGGAGCCGCGGACACGGGGATGAGCAGCGATGCAGAGAGTGCTAGGAGGGTGGCGGCGTGTTTCATGACAGGTCAGGATAGCTCGGGTTGTTGTTTTTTCCAATGGATAAATACCGCAGGTCGCCACAGCATTTGTGGTGAGGCCTGTATGGGTTCGACGGTGGCAGGGTGCTGTCTATTCAAGGGAAAAGCGAAAACGGGCACTTATTTTCCGAGCACCCCGATTTCCGCCGCGCCGGCGTAGGGTTTGCCCTGGGCGCCGGTTTTCGAGGTGAAGCGGAGGTAGCGGGCGCGGCAGGGCTTTTTGAAGACCAGGGATCGCTGGGTGGGGTCGTTGACCAGGTTGCCGAAGGTGAAGTCACCGGCGTGGTGCCAGGTTTTGCCGTCGTTGCTCAGTTCGATGGTGCCGCTTTCCACCATGCTGTCCGGCACTGGCCGGTCTTGCCTGGGCAGGTAGGTGACGCCGGTGATAGTGTGCCCCCTGCCGAGGTCGATGGCGAGGTGGTGCGGGTGCGGCTGGTTGGTTTCCCAGGAGCTGTGCCAGAAGGTTTTCGGGTCGCCGTCGATGGCCTTGGCGGCGGCGAAGGTGGCGTTGTGTTCGCTGGAGCAGGAGAGGATTTTCCATCCCTTGTTAGAAATACCGAAGCGGGTTTCTGCGACGGCACCAAGTTGATGGCCGTCATAGCTGCACGCCTTGACGGTGCCTCCCTCGGGTAAGTCGAGCGGCTTCGTGTAAACGGCGGACCCGGGGGTGGGGTCGCTGCCGTCCAGGGTGTAGTGGATCGCGAGACCGGACTTTTTGCTGGTGGCGAGCGTCACCATGCCGTCGCTGGTGCGCGTCATGCTGACAGGCATGGGTGCCGGGGCGTAATAGTGCGCCGAGAAGGTGGCGATGGTCGGCTGCAAGCGCGAGCCGAGCACCCGCAGGCGGAATTGATCCGTGGTGACGGGGTCAAAACGAAGGATGCGTTTGTAGCCGATGGTGGTGGCCCTGGCGACCTCTTTCCAAGTACCGTCGAGCCATGCATCCAGGGCGTGCTCGCGCACCCGCTGCCCGACCGACTGGATGTTCTCCTGGAGCACGATGCGGTTGACCCGCCGGGCTTGGGTGAGCTTGACGGTAAATTCACCGGTTTGCCCGTCAGGCTGCCAGTAGGTTGTTAGGTTGTTGTCAAACAGCCCATTTGCCGCCGAGCTGGCGCCATCGGCAAGGTTGGTGCCGTAGGTGGAGGTGATTCTTTTTCCCACCTCCAGAAGGGTCGCCTCGTCGCGTGCCGAGAATTTCCCCATGTTGTTAGGCGGTACGTTCAGGAGCAGCACTGAGTTGCCGCCGACGGAGCGTTCATACATGTCGAAGACGTCATCGGCATCGCGGACCTTCTGCTCGCTGTCGTTGCGCCAGAACCAGCCGTGGCGGATGGAGACATCGGTTTCCGCGATGAGGTAGTAGAGGTGTTTGACCTGGTGCTGCTTGCCGTAAACCTCGTAGGTTTTGGCGGTGAGGTGTGGATCGGAGCCGATGTCGTCCTTCGGTCGGTCGAAGCCGGAGGTGGCCATGCTTTCCACGGGCAGCACATTCCACTCGCTGGCCCGGGTTCTGCCCGCCTCGTTGCCGCACCAACGCACGTCCGGACCACCGAAGATGGCGGCTTCGGGCGCGAGTCTGCGGATCATTTTAAACCACTCGTCACGGATGTAGGTCTGGCCGCCCTTGCGTTTCGGGTGGGCGCCGTCGAACCACACCTCGTGGATCGGGCCATACTCGGTGAGCACCTCGTAGAGCTGGTTCATGAAGTAGCGGTTGTAGTCGTCCGCCTTGACCTTGAACGTCGGCAGTCCTTTGTCGACCTCACGTTGTTTCAGTGGGTTGGTTTTGAAACTGGCGGGGTCGGTGGGGATGACGCTGTCGCGGTACTTGCTCAGGTTTCCGTAGAGGCCGTCCTTGCTTTCGATCTGATAGAGGTCGGCGGGGGAGATGTAGATACCGAGCTGGAGTCCGTATTTTCTACAGGAGTCCGACAGCAGTCGGAGTACATCGCCCTGGCCGTTTTGCCACGGCGACTGGTGTACGGAGAAGGTTTTGTTATAGCGCGTCTGCCAGGTGCAGTAGCCATCGTGGTGTTTGACGGTGATGACCACCTTGCGCATGCCGGCGGCCTTCATGATGCGGCACCACTGGTCGGTGTCGACCTCCGGCGGATTGAATGCCTTGGCGTTCTCCTTGCCACTGCCCCACTCGCGTCCGGTGAAGGTGTTGGGGCCGAAGTGGATGAAGCCGTTGAACTCGTTGAGGTGATGGTTGAGCTGCGCTTTGTTAGGCACCACCCTGGCGGCCTTTTCGATGATGGTTTCCGGGCTGTCGGTCGGTTTGATCTCAACCGAGTGTTCGTAGGCCAGGCCGGGTGTGGCAAGGGAAAGGAGTAGGGCGGTCAGAATAGTGTGAATCTTCAAAATCATGGCTGCATTCATACAGAGCCTGCCGGGGGATGGAAGGCAAATTGCATCGCGCTTGGCTGTCAGATGTCGAGCAACCCGTCCAAGGAGCTTACCAACTGAACTCAAGTGTCAGCGCAAGCTTGGATGGCGGGTCTTGCTGCGGGAGGGAAACGCGGATGGTGCCGTCCTTGGATTGCCATTGCAGCTCACCGTCCACACCTAACAGACGTGCCGTGGCTTTGGCGGGGATCTGGAGTCCGGAAAAACGAATTTCACCCGGGGCCGCCTCACCCTCCGCGAGTTGGTAGATGGCGTATCGTGTTGTCTCGCCCTTTTTCAAAAAGCACACCTTGCCGTCGCGGTAGGGTGCGATGGCGCGGGTCCCGTAAATGCCTTTGCCGTTGACCTGCATCCAGTCGCCCACCTCACTGAGCAGGGTGTAGGCGTCGTCGTCCAAGGCGCCGTCCGGGCCGGGTGCGATGTTGAGCAGCAGGTTGCCACCCTTGCTGACGATATCGACCAGCATGTGGATGGTGTCGCGGGCGCTGAGGTATTTGGCGTCGGGAATCCATGACCAGCTTTCGCCGGCGATGATGCAGGACTCCCAGGGGTAGGGCAGCTCTTTTTCGGGGACCTTGTTTTCGGGGGTGAGGTAGTTTTGGTTTTTCCCGGGGACGGCGCGATCGACCACGATTAGGCCCGGCTGTTTGGCGCGGGCTTTGTTGACCAGCTCGTCCATGCGGATGTCCTGGTTTTGCACGCGCTGGGGTTTTTCGGGATTCATGTTTCGATAGGCGTCACGGATCTCGTCATCGCTGCGTTTTCTCACCCAGCCGCCGTCGAGCCAGAGGATATCGACTTTGCCGTAATCCGTCATCAGCTCCATAATCTGGTTATGGGTGAACTGGACAAACTTCTCCCAGCGCTCCGGGTGGTTCTTGATGCTGTAGTTGGCATTGCGGTCGGGGGTGGCGAAATTGGGCCACCAGTAGTTTTCGTTATGCCAATCCGGTTTGGAGAAATAGGCACCCGTCCACATACCCTCGGCACGGAAGGCCTCGAATATCTCCCTGGTGATGTTCGCCTTCGGGTGGCGATGAAACGGTGTCTGTTTTCCGGTGATTTTATAGTCCGTGTGTTTGCTATCAAACATACAATAACCATCGTGGTGTTTGGTGGTGAAAACGACGTATTTCATACCGGCATGTTTTGCTGCCCTGGCCCAGCGCCCGGGTGCGAATTTCACCGGGTTGAAGGTCGTTTGCAGTGCCTCGTATTTCTTTTTGTAGCGTGTGTAATCGGAGTCTGACTTTCTAACACACCAGCCCTCGTCCTCGGCGCAGATCGACCACGATTCCACAATCCCCCACTGGCTGTAGGCGCCCCAATGCATCATCAGCCCGAACTTCAGGTCCTGCCATTGGTCGAGCTTCGCCAGCGCCGCCGGATCGGTTTCCGGCACATAGCGGGTGATTTCGTGGCCCTGGGCAAAGGCCGCGTTGGAGGAAAGCGCCATCACGGAGACGAGGATGCCCGTCTTGAGTTGTTTCATGGGAACTGGCATACTGGGTAGCTCAGCCGTCGACTCCGTTATGGCAAGTAGATTTCTTATGAAATTCAGATCTGCTCGAAGCGACTCTGGAAGAATCGCAGCACCTCGGGTTCGTAATTGAATTTCAGCCCGCGGATTTGATCCGCTTTTTCCATCACCTCACAGACGCCCTCGCAGGTGACGTCCATGTGTGCCTGGGTGTAGACCCGGCGTGGTATCGTCAGCCGGACAAGTTCGAGTTCGGGCATGTAGTTCTCGCCCGTTTCCTTGTTTCTGCCGGCCGACACCGCACCGCGTTCCATGGCGCGCACGCCGCACTCCTCGTAGAGGGCCGCCGACAGCGACTGGGCGGGGAAATGCTCCTGCGGCAGATGTGGCAGCATGGCTTTGGCGTCGAGGAAAACGGCATGGCCACCGATGGGTTCAACGATGGGCACGCCATTGGCCAGAAGCTGTTCGCCGAGGTATCTCACCTGGCCGACCCGGGCCTTGATATGGTCATCGCAGACACTTTCCTGGATACCCACCGCCAGTGCGGCCATGTCGCGCCCGGCCATGCCTCCGTAGGTGTGCAATCCTTCAAAGACCACCACCATGTTGCAGGCTTTCTGATAGAATTTCTCATCGTTCATCGCAAGAAAACCGCCGATGTTTACCATGGCGTCCTTTTTGGACGACATCGTGGCGGCGTCTGTGAGCTGGCAGCATTCGAGCACAATCTCCCTGATCGATTTGTCAGCGTAGCCCTCTTCGTTTTTCTGGATGAAATACGCATTGTCGGCGACGCGGGTCATATCGTGCACGATCATGATACCGTGTTTATCGCACCAGGCCCTGAGTTCCTTCATGTTCGCCATGCTGATGGGTTGGCCCCCCGCCATATTGACGCAGGTGGCGATGCAGATGTAGGGGATTTTTTCGGCACCCACTTTTTCAACCAGGGCGTCAAGCTTGGCGATGTCGACATTTCCTTTGAAGGGGTGCAGGTTTCTGGGGTCGTGCGCTTCATCGATAATGACATCGACAAAGGTGGCGCCCGCCATCTCCTGGTGGAGCCGGGTCGTGGTGAAATACATGTTGCCCGGCACGTAGTCACCTTGTTTGATGAGAGTCTGGGAGAGAATGTGCTCGGCACCCCGGCCCTGGTGGGTGGGGACGGTGTATTGATAGCTGTAATACTCCTCGATGGTGTCACGGAGGTGATAGAAATTCCGACTCCCCGCGTAGGACTCATCGCCCATCATCAGAGCCGACCACATACGGTCGCTCATCGCGGAGGTGCCGGAGTCTGTTAGGAGGTCGATATAGACATCCTCGCTTTTGAGGAGGAAGGTGTTGTAACCTGCTTCCCTGATGGCGTTTCGCCGGTCCTCGGAGCTGGTCATTTTCAGAAGCTCCACCATCTTTATCTTATAGGGCTCAGCCCATGATCTTTTTTTCATGTTTTGTTACTTGGTTTAATGTTGAGAAGACACAAACCAGAGCCCCCATGGGAAAACGGGAAACCATGGCTCATGCCATGGCGTTTCATCCCTTGGGTCCATCAAACGATGATGAAAATCCAAGTGGCCAAGTGGCCGCATTTAACGGACTGACCGACGCCGGGTCAAGACGGATTTTCAGTGGGGGAAGCGATTGTTGAGCTACGCAACCGGGAGCGTAAGCGTCGCCCGGCAACCGCCTGCGGGGAGGTTTTCGAGCTTGCAGGTGCCATCGTGTAGCTTGGCGGCCTCGCGCACGAGCGGCAGGCCGAGCCCGGTGCCTTTGTGGTCGCTTCCGGGGCGTGGCAGCGAGTAGAAGTGCTCGAAGGCGCGGTCCACGGCATAGTCGGGAATGCCGGGCCCCTGGTCGTCGATCCGGACAAGGGCCTGGTCGTCGACGCGTGAGAGTGCGAGTGTGATCCGGCCTCCGTCGGGTGAGTATCCGATGGCGTTTTCGAGAAGGTTGCCGATGGCGAGCTTAAGCACCATGGCGTCACCTGTTAGTTCGATGGCGGGGGTGATGTGGGCATCGAGCGTGAGGTTTTTTTCGTCCAGGCGCACCTGGGTTTCGTCGACGATTTCCTGGCAGATGTTAGAAAAATGGAGTTTGCGCTGGTTTTCCAGATGCGGTTTGCGCTCGAGTTCGGCCAGTTGGAGCAGATCGCGGACGAGGCTTTCGCTCCGTGCGGTTTCACGTTGGATATTCTGCAGGAACCGCTGCCTTTTTTCGGCGGGCATCTCCTCATCGAGCAATTCCGCAGCCCCTTTGATCGCCGCGAGAGGGCTTTTCAGTTCGTGGGTCAGGGTGGAGACATAGTTTTCGACATAACGTCTGCCCTCGAGGGTTTCGCGCATATCGAAGAGCGCCTTGCCGAGGGTATTGACCTCACGGCCTTTGCCCAGTTCCGGCATGGGTGCCCGCTCGCCCCGTGAGATCGCCTGTGCGTAGTCGGTCAGCCGACCAACGGGTTGAAACAGCCAGATGAACACGGCACCTGTTAGCAGGATGACACCGCCGCCGATCAGGATCGTCGCGGAGAGGATGTCACGGCGGCGGTCGGTGATAAAAGTGAGCACGTCAGCCTGCGCTTTGTAAACGGTGAGCACGGCGACGATTTCATCACCCGACCGCACCGGGGCCGCGACGTAGAGGATGGAGCTGTGTGGATTCTTTTCATCCTCGCGGGACGAGCGGGCGCCGTATTTTCCATTCAGGGTGCGCAGGACATCGTTGTATTGCGAGAGATCCCGGCCTTCGCGCCGGGCGTTGTCGGAGTCGAACAGCACGGTACCCTTGGCATCCGTCAGGTAGGCGTTGAGGCCGATGGTGGTTTTGGTGTGGTTGTGGATCCTTGCCTTGAGCGTGTGTCGCTGGGCGTTGGCGAAGGCGTCGCGGAGGGTTTCCTGGTCCGGCCTGCCCTCCTTGATCTGGCTTTCCATCATACCGGCCATGACGTGGGCGGTATCGACCATCACCTCCTCGGTGGCCTGGAACGTCTGGGCGTCGACATCGTCGAGCAAGTAGACAATCAAGCGGTAAAACCCGAAGCCGATGATGAGGGCAAGGCAGACGAGGGTGACGCGGGTGAGTCGCATTGGAATGAATGAATGAACAATTTCAGAATGAAGAATTGGCGCGGGTCAAACGGCCAAAGTGTAGCCCAGGCCGCGGCGGGTTTCGATGGGGTCACTGCCGTCACCGGTGCATTCGCGGATTTTGGAGCGCAGGGATTTGATGTGGGCATCCACCGTGCGGTCCATGGCGGAGCCGGGGTCGACCCAGGCTTTTTCCAGAAGTTGTTCGCGGGTGAAGATGCGTCCGGGCCGGCTC of Akkermansiaceae bacterium contains these proteins:
- a CDS encoding tyrosine phenol-lyase, which produces MKKRSWAEPYKIKMVELLKMTSSEDRRNAIREAGYNTFLLKSEDVYIDLLTDSGTSAMSDRMWSALMMGDESYAGSRNFYHLRDTIEEYYSYQYTVPTHQGRGAEHILSQTLIKQGDYVPGNMYFTTTRLHQEMAGATFVDVIIDEAHDPRNLHPFKGNVDIAKLDALVEKVGAEKIPYICIATCVNMAGGQPISMANMKELRAWCDKHGIMIVHDMTRVADNAYFIQKNEEGYADKSIREIVLECCQLTDAATMSSKKDAMVNIGGFLAMNDEKFYQKACNMVVVFEGLHTYGGMAGRDMAALAVGIQESVCDDHIKARVGQVRYLGEQLLANGVPIVEPIGGHAVFLDAKAMLPHLPQEHFPAQSLSAALYEECGVRAMERGAVSAGRNKETGENYMPELELVRLTIPRRVYTQAHMDVTCEGVCEVMEKADQIRGLKFNYEPEVLRFFQSRFEQI
- a CDS encoding alpha-L-fucosidase, which encodes MILKIHTILTALLLSLATPGLAYEHSVEIKPTDSPETIIEKAARVVPNKAQLNHHLNEFNGFIHFGPNTFTGREWGSGKENAKAFNPPEVDTDQWCRIMKAAGMRKVVITVKHHDGYCTWQTRYNKTFSVHQSPWQNGQGDVLRLLSDSCRKYGLQLGIYISPADLYQIESKDGLYGNLSKYRDSVIPTDPASFKTNPLKQREVDKGLPTFKVKADDYNRYFMNQLYEVLTEYGPIHEVWFDGAHPKRKGGQTYIRDEWFKMIRRLAPEAAIFGGPDVRWCGNEAGRTRASEWNVLPVESMATSGFDRPKDDIGSDPHLTAKTYEVYGKQHQVKHLYYLIAETDVSIRHGWFWRNDSEQKVRDADDVFDMYERSVGGNSVLLLNVPPNNMGKFSARDEATLLEVGKRITSTYGTNLADGASSAANGLFDNNLTTYWQPDGQTGEFTVKLTQARRVNRIVLQENIQSVGQRVREHALDAWLDGTWKEVARATTIGYKRILRFDPVTTDQFRLRVLGSRLQPTIATFSAHYYAPAPMPVSMTRTSDGMVTLATSKKSGLAIHYTLDGSDPTPGSAVYTKPLDLPEGGTVKACSYDGHQLGAVAETRFGISNKGWKILSCSSEHNATFAAAKAIDGDPKTFWHSSWETNQPHPHHLAIDLGRGHTITGVTYLPRQDRPVPDSMVESGTIELSNDGKTWHHAGDFTFGNLVNDPTQRSLVFKKPCRARYLRFTSKTGAQGKPYAGAAEIGVLGK
- a CDS encoding PEP-CTERM sorting domain-containing protein; amino-acid sequence: MKTSFKKTCVLMAAASLLGFIDRTDAAVVTYNFGGTFVSSKWNADSSNVTRTPGGPVSGSFSIDTDTMMVSALFVTTEFYSLYGTNQQVMGATYNYGVTAMADDLLGTKPASTYNISGMPSLPVYIGLTTDLTGGTDVDGAGPRGNGSMIMIMDSVPSGTFGVRAFRPYLTLLMEGVDFSSYIPSTLSLDVYEHVYNVNIGNGVAGYSGAQNLTTLTATVVPEPSAIWLLGLGGLVAAFKRSRR
- a CDS encoding alpha-L-fucosidase, coding for MKQLKTGILVSVMALSSNAAFAQGHEITRYVPETDPAALAKLDQWQDLKFGLMMHWGAYSQWGIVESWSICAEDEGWCVRKSDSDYTRYKKKYEALQTTFNPVKFAPGRWARAAKHAGMKYVVFTTKHHDGYCMFDSKHTDYKITGKQTPFHRHPKANITREIFEAFRAEGMWTGAYFSKPDWHNENYWWPNFATPDRNANYSIKNHPERWEKFVQFTHNQIMELMTDYGKVDILWLDGGWVRKRSDDEIRDAYRNMNPEKPQRVQNQDIRMDELVNKARAKQPGLIVVDRAVPGKNQNYLTPENKVPEKELPYPWESCIIAGESWSWIPDAKYLSARDTIHMLVDIVSKGGNLLLNIAPGPDGALDDDAYTLLSEVGDWMQVNGKGIYGTRAIAPYRDGKVCFLKKGETTRYAIYQLAEGEAAPGEIRFSGLQIPAKATARLLGVDGELQWQSKDGTIRVSLPQQDPPSKLALTLEFSW
- the creC gene encoding two-component system sensor histidine kinase CreC codes for the protein MRLTRVTLVCLALIIGFGFYRLIVYLLDDVDAQTFQATEEVMVDTAHVMAGMMESQIKEGRPDQETLRDAFANAQRHTLKARIHNHTKTTIGLNAYLTDAKGTVLFDSDNARREGRDLSQYNDVLRTLNGKYGARSSREDEKNPHSSILYVAAPVRSGDEIVAVLTVYKAQADVLTFITDRRRDILSATILIGGGVILLTGAVFIWLFQPVGRLTDYAQAISRGERAPMPELGKGREVNTLGKALFDMRETLEGRRYVENYVSTLTHELKSPLAAIKGAAELLDEEMPAEKRQRFLQNIQRETARSESLVRDLLQLAELERKPHLENQRKLHFSNICQEIVDETQVRLDEKNLTLDAHITPAIELTGDAMVLKLAIGNLLENAIGYSPDGGRITLALSRVDDQALVRIDDQGPGIPDYAVDRAFEHFYSLPRPGSDHKGTGLGLPLVREAAKLHDGTCKLENLPAGGCRATLTLPVA